The Metarhizium brunneum chromosome 3, complete sequence DNA window TATCCTCATGCGTGATGCCATGGACCTTCTCCTCCCAAGACTGGCCAAGGTTGTCTCAAACCTGTGCCAGCTTGCTAGGGAATGGAAGGCAACACCCACTCTTGCGTACACGCATTTGCAGCCAGGTATTTTCCCTTGGTACCACCAAATTGGTAGGAACTACACTAACACTTTCTAGCCCAACTGATCACAGGTATACCGAAACCAATGCTTCTTTTCGGATGTAATACAAACCCTGGAGACAAAGTGCTGATTCGCGTCTAGTTGGCAAGCGGGCAGCTCAATGGGCCCAAGATCTCGTTTTCGACCTTGAGAGTATCGAACACGTTCGCAATGGGTTACTGCTTCGAGGTGAGCCGCAATACATATGGTGCATCAGACAGCCAGAGACTGAATAATATGTCATGCCAGGTGCACAAGGAACTACAGGAACTCAAGCTTCGTTCCTTGAGATTTTTGGCGGGGACGGCTCCAAGTGTGACCAGCTGAATGCACTATTGTGCAAGAAGACCGACTTTCCCGCATGCTACGATGTGTCGACGCAAACGTACACCCGCAAGGTTGACCTGCTCGTCGCCAACGCCATCTGCGGCCTTGGTGCTACGGCGCAAAAGATTGCCGGAGATATCCGCCATCTCGCCTCGTGGCAGGAAGCCGAGGAGCCTTTCGAAGACAAACAGGTGGGGTCAAGTGCTATGCCTTTCAAGAGAAACCCGATGCGTTCAGAGAGGGTCTCTAGCCTTGCCCGAGAGCTTCTGTCCAAGCAGGCAACCACTGCAAACACGCTCGCAGCGCAATGGATGGAGCGCTCACTGGACGACAGCGCCGTCCGCAGAATGGACTTGCCCGAGATGTTCCTCTTGGCCGATGCTATTATTGGCAGCCTAGACAATATCACCGACGGCATGGTCATTTACCCCCAGGTAATTGCGTCGCGTGTTCACCAGCAACTGCCTTTTATGTGCGCGGAAAATATCATCATGAAGCTCACTGCCAAGGGCATATCCAGGCAGGAAGCCCACGAGCAGATCCGCGTCTTATCACACCAAGCTGCCCGTGTCGTGAAGTTGGAGGGTAAACCGAATGATCTTATAGACAGGATCAAGGCTACAGAGTTCTTTCAACCTATCTGGGCTGATCTTGACGATATGTTGAGACCTGAGCTTTATATTGGCCGTAGTATTGAAATTGTGGAACGATATTGCGGTCTGGAAGGTGTAGCGGAGAAGAAGATCCAGCGATACAGGGCAGTGTTCGAAAAATCACAAACGACGGAGCTAAATGTCTGATATGAAAGATGAAGACTATATCGATGGAAGAGGATGGGCTGGTGTGAAAATATACAGTTATGTTGgaagctttatatatttgATACAATTGCGTCTGTTGGTTTGACCAAGGCAAATAGGCCGTGCGATGTCATGAAGGAATAGATGGTTTTATTACTGCGCGTGAAAGCAAACGGGGGTGGGACTTACTGCTCAGAACTTCTAGGGATCAGGAGGAATCAAGTCAACACATGCGGGGCCAGCTTCAATCTTACCGTTCCTAGTAGGATTAAGAGGTCAGTTCCTAGGATTCAGGATTCAGGGGGTCACCCCCTCGCCCCTGGCCTCATTGTTCTCCCCAAATTCGCCGCGGGCATCGTGTTGGCGGCTTAAAAAAGCAGCAACTCTGAGATGAGAAGCTTGGGGAGGCAATCGCACCCGAACGATGGAATGATGCGCCACCCCGTCTGGTAGAAAATCGCCAGTCGTCAGCCATCAATTATATGAATCGGGCACCTTGATCACATGCTTGGTCATTGTATTGAGCAACAAGTCTAACTAGACCCTTTCCACCTCGAGGGAAAGCGTCTCTGTCAGGTTGATCCGAAATATTTTCTTCACAGCACGCACCAAGGAAGAGGTACATCCTTGTCGGCCTTGACTGGAGGAAAATCCTAGTGACTGCAAACGCCAGGCGCGGAATAGGGACCCAAGCAACTCGTTTTGCAGTGATATCAAAGCAAAATAACCACAAATCTCCGGCTGCAATCACAAGACTTGCACTCAACCTGTCGCCCTGTTGCGACTCAGCCAAGAGTCCGAGGTGTTGGCCCAGCACTGCACTGACTGCATGGGCCCGAATGAGTCATATTGCTCTGGACACAAAGGAGGGGGCACGtttgttcttcttctattCCACAAACTTGACTACATCAACAAacattcttctccttgtcaAAGAATATGGCGAATCTGACGACCTCTTCTGGCGACGTGTTCAACCGGCCACAGTTTGAATCGCTGCTGAAAAGGCGATTTTTCTTCACCGAAGCCTTCGAGGTGTACCGAACCGCACCCAACTACAAGGGAGACAATCGTGGCCTCTATGACTATGGACCGCCCGGCTGTGGTATGCTGGCCAACATTGTCAACGAGTGGCGAAAGCACTTTGTTATCGAAGAGAATATGCTCGAGGTTGATTGCACCGCTATAACACCAGAGGCAGTCTTGAAAACAAGTGGTCACGTTGATAGATTCGCTGATTGGATGTGCAGAGACCCTGCCAAGGGCGAATATTTGCGCGCCGATCACCTCGTTCAGTCTGTGCTAGAAACAAGGTTGGCAAATAGCCGACTAGCTGCCGCTGACCCCCAGAGCAAAATGGAGAGATTGGACAATGCCAAGGTAGAACAGTACCAAGAAATTCTAGCCAAAGTAAGACATCCTCTGTCAACGAGTGCCAAAAGTCCTGCCCAGCTAATCGGTGAATAGATGGACAACTATGATGGGCCTGAACTTGGCAAACTGATTAGGGAGCTTGATATCAGGAACCCCAATGGTGATGGCAAGGTTGAAGAACCAACTGCCTTTAATCTCATGTTTCGGTCTACTATCGGTCCAAGTTCAGCTTCGCCTGTATATTTCAGGCCCGAGACTGCTCAAGGTCAGTTTCTGAACTTCCGAAAGCTACTAGACTACTGCCAAGGGTCTATGCCTTTCGCATCCGCTTGCATTGGCAAGTCATATCGTAATGAAATTTCTCCACGGTCGGGCTTACTTCGAGTTCGAGAATTCTTAATGGCAGAAATTGAACATTTTGTAGATCCGGAGAGCAATAAGAGCCACGAACGTTTTAGCGAAATAGCTGAAATTGAACTGCCGTTTTTAGATAAAAAGACGCAACTTTCTGGACAAACGTCCATCTCATCGATACCCATTGGCAAGCCCTTGAAACGAAACTTGTGGACAACGAAACCCTCGGCTACTTCCTTGCGAGAGTGTACCTATTCTTGCTCAAGATTGGCGTGGATCCGCAAAAACTACGGTTCCGCCAACATCTCGATAATGAGATGGCACATTACGCATGCGACTGTTGGGATGCAGAGCTTCTGACTAGTTATGGCTGGATCGAGTGTGTTGGCTGCGCTGACCGGAGCGCATACGACTTGACCGTTCATTCTCGGGAGACCGGAACCCCATTGACGGTCAAGGAAGCCCGCGCCACACCTCTTGAAATCACAGAATGGAAAGCAACACTGGAAAAAAGGCTCGTGGGGCCTCGTTTCAAAAAGGATGCCAAGAAGATCGAGCTGGCAGTCGGGCAATTGGATCAAGATCATCTAAGACAATTAGCCACAGAGCTAGCTGAAAAGCGCGTCGTGACAATTCCTACAGACGAGCTTGCAAATGGTGCCAACTCTGTAGAGCTCACGTCTGATGTTTGCTCCATCAAACAAACCACTCGCGTGGAGACGACGCGGGAGTACACGCCCAATGTCATCGAGCCTTCCTTTGGTATCGGCCGCATACTCTACAGTATTCTTGAGCACGTGTACTGGAGCAGACCGCAGGATGTTGCTCGAGAGGTACGCATATTGCAACCTGTCGTCGTTTTCTAGGCTGACCAAGTTTCGCAGGTGCTCTCGTTGCCTATCCTCGTCGCGCCTGTCAAAGTTTTGCTTGTACCACTGTCGAATAACGCCGGCTTTAAGCCCGTAGTCAAGGCCCTTGCCCGTCGGCTGAGAGCCATGGGCATTGCGAATAATGTAGACTCGTCTAGCGTTTCTATTGGCAGGCGATACGCGAGAAATGACGAACTCGGCACCCCGCTTGGAATCACGGTGGATTTCGACACGTTAAAAGACGGGTCCGTTACGTTGCGAGAGCGGGATTCCAGAGTCCAGGTCCGGGCCTCTCAAGATGAGATTGTTGAGGCAATTAGAGATCTCGTTGCCGGGGCTGAAACGTGGGACGAAGTGTCTAAGAGGCTACCCATGTTCACAGGGCAAAGTCAAGAAGACTAACGGTAATAGATGAAGGCATAGATCTAAATTGCACAACGAGGGGGATGCGGAGAGGAATGCGCTTCTAACTCACAAATGAAATGAACAAGACCTTTGTATACTTATCGCCGCATACGACTCGAGTCTTGCAAGGGATGTGTTGGGAATTGCCACAAAATGGGTCGACTCAGGTCACCAGCATACCGGCTCGAGATTAGGTTATTGCATCAGTTTCACATGGAATGCCGTTAACCGTGCCACCATGAAAGCATCAGTAAGAACTGCCGCTTTCGGACACGTGTCGGCAGACAATAGTTCGTTCGTGGTTACGGTAATTGCCAGCTGCATTTTACATTCATAATGTTCCGTCGGTTTCCTACACCGAGGATATCGTATCGAAATACTTTGTATCAATTATATTGTCACTCATGGTAACGTTGAATGACGTAGCGGGCTCAAAAAGCTCCAGATCAAGATCTATCTTGCCTCCGAAGCGGCAGAGCTCCGCTGTTGCAGAAAGTAGTCTAGAGTAAAAGCGTACTACATACCTGGAATTAACACTGAGTTTTGCATACCTGAAAGTATTAAACACTTTTAAACTCTAACTCTATTTCCAAACACAATTCTTAGTAATACCCGTATATTAGAGTTTCAGGATATCCTCACTATTAAGagtataaaaataaatttattaaaaaaaactaaaaactcCATCTAATCTGATATAACTATACAACCGTTGTAATTGACACATAAAATCCGTTCATGTTCACTAACCTCGTCGCGTTAACTACATGCATCTAAGCTTCGTGGCGTAACTGAAATACAGCGCGTACTAGAAATTTAAAGTTGCACAGCATACCATCTCCTCATCGATTACGTTCCAGACGTGCGGAGAAAAGACAATCTCAGGTCGTCGCCCTGCGATGCCGAGAAGATTCATGGACGCTTCCAAGAGATTTGGCATCACCTGCACCCTCACAGCTGCCTTTCAAAGTATAAATAGACTCCAAGCATCCGACATGGGGGATTGAAGAGCATAATCATCAAGGTTTCAagaaagaagcaaagaacaCAGTCTCAACCTTCACAATCAATTTTCAACTTTGACTTTTatccccaacgccaaaaTGCGCTTCAGTGTTGTTACTATGCTCCTAGCCAGTCTGGCCAGCGGCATTAATGCCGACTACGTAGATACGTGGGAGGACGAAATGCCTCTTGGGCAATTCATCGGTACCTTTGATACATTTTCGAACAACCAATGCAGCGAGGGAGGCAAAGGCATTACTGTCACTGCGGACGACCGTAAAGGACCCCTTCAGTCCAGCGTGAAATCGGTCAAGTCCTACATTCAGAATCAGTATTGtaagtttttttctttaaacCTCCAGTACCAGCTTGTTGACGTGTAAAAATTACAGTGTATATCTATCAAACTAATCCCCACAAAATTCTGAGAATTGCTCCAAATGATTACAGATGCCACCCGCTCAGTGGCTCTCCCCAATTTTGGAAAGTTCTCTCGCATTAAATACCAGATGCGTTAGTCTGGTCGTCGTACGGGGCCGTGTATAGGTTTTGCTCCATGTTGCTAGGGTTCTTATATCGGAATGGAAAGCAAGGGCGGTATGCGAGCTTGTCGGGAAGGTACGGGAATAGCCTACAGAAATAAACAAGCACCCATCTCGGGGGCGCTGCTTCTGACTCGGGAAAATAATTGAGTGATAGCAGTGCGGCTCCAAAGTAACATGATCCTGTCTGTGTATCTAGGCTCCCTGGAAACCGTGCGTGAGGATCCAATCGGCTAGTAGTATTTAATCTAtgttatattaataaatactcACAATCCCTTTGAAGGTCAAGCACCTTGTGGGGTGCCAAGCCCAAGGGTCAGTAACCAATCGGACAAGAACGCTTCATTAGTACCTTTACTTACctataatttaagtaataaccATGTCATATATAAGCAGCTACATCATATTAATCACACTATTATTTGCTTGGTATTGACTGCAACCACAATCCGTGGGGCAGCGGGGCCCCCACAAGGTGCTCGACCTTCAAAGAGATTAGCAGCTAAATTACctatccctttgaatgtgatAAGGTGCCAGCCAGGTAGCGGGCCTACTTTATTTACAGTACCTTTTATATACCTTATATTAGGtgtatagcctaatatatataaagtatttttatatatacttaaaaagtaaaggtattttaatttatatattaatactttataagcttatatatcttttaattTAAGATTTCTAATTGGTTTATATCCCTGCTCGGTACGAAAGTGGCACCTTatcacattcaaagggatacaGCTAGGGGACCCTGCTCTATTACCTTGTTAAGTTGGGTGATTAATTATACAGGGGTTTGAATGCAACGTTCAAGTTGGTAGACTCCAAGGGGGCGCTGTCCATGACTGGGATATAGTAGTTTGCCACTTGCCCTGTGCCGAGCAACACTCCTTCCAGAAACTGATAGGCACCGCGGTAGGGCAAGTAAGTTAATATAGTGAGATGCTCCCGTGTAAATAGAGATTTTTATCCGTATACATAGTAATACTCTATAGAATATAGACAGAAAAGCCTACTTCGTGAGAATACAAGCTAGATAGGGGCGCGTTATACTAGGGCAAAATGAGGCGGTTATGCGTTCTTGGAAATACAAACACATGACTCATGCTTTTCCTAAGTTACGACTCGTAGCTTCATTCCTACTCATGCCCGGCCCCATGTTACTAGGATTCGCTTCGCCTCACCTACCTTACGCGGCGTCTCTATGTAACTTCGTCCATAGCGTTCGAGCACTATAATAGGAATTAGTAACGAGCTTGGAGGGCAGTATAAAATGGGCATGCCCGACCTTGGAGGGTGTTCAACGTCAATTTCCTCAGCTCACTATCCGCTGCATTCTCCTACTAGCCGCTTACTTTTCGCTACACGtacatgatgatgaagcttCTTACCGTCTTTCTCGCCGCCTTGACGACGACCCTGGCGCAGGACGCAAGCCACGAAGATGAGGTCAGAAAAGCATTCGACGTACGCTTGTACGCTGGAAGCTTTGCAGATTTGGGTGAGATAATGGCCAACAGTCTTGACGCGGTCAAAAAACTTGGGCAGGACATGACGGCCCTGCGCATCGCAGGGGCCAACTCCATGTCTGAGGAGGATAAGGACGCCCTGGAGTATGCTGTGGACTTCGCAGACGAGATACGAAATAATCAAGACTTCGAGTATCTCGCCGGTCGGGCGAGGAGCGCGGCGCGAGTTTCGAGAGATGTTTCAGACAAAGCCAATCAAAGAGTTGTAGGTAATAATGCTTCGATAATAAAGTAGCGGAGCGTTAACAGTTAACCCGCTATAGAATCAACTCCTCGGTGGAAAGAAGAATTAAACACCATCACGGGCTATGTGCGGGTTGGCGGATCCGGCAGACTATGTACAAGGACTACCCCCGCGAAGCTCGGTACTGCGAGAACATCTACAATAGGCGATATAAGCTTACTCTCCAGGCTGCGGCCTCGAGTTCTACTTCTTTCCTCCTAAGCTCCAGATAGACAATACCTAGGCACCTGCTTTATTAGACAAACTCCAGGCTAGCCTCTTACAGCTAGGCAAGACATTTAATTATAAACAAATCAGTCGATTCTTTATATTATGGCACGCATAATGACG harbors:
- the ADE13 gene encoding Adenylosuccinate lyase, whose translation is MATDGKNAGPSPYDTYQTSLTTRYCSPEMARLFGQRSRHSQWRRLWLLLAESERELGIQTITTEALEQMKQHLEVTDQDFEVARAEEKIRRHDVMAHVHAFGAVAPAAAGIIHYGATSCFVTDNAELILMRDAMDLLLPRLAKVVSNLCQLAREWKATPTLAYTHLQPAQLITVGKRAAQWAQDLVFDLESIEHVRNGLLLRGAQGTTGTQASFLEIFGGDGSKCDQLNALLCKKTDFPACYDVSTQTYTRKVDLLVANAICGLGATAQKIAGDIRHLASWQEAEEPFEDKQVGSSAMPFKRNPMRSERVSSLARELLSKQATTANTLAAQWMERSLDDSAVRRMDLPEMFLLADAIIGSLDNITDGMVIYPQVIASRVHQQLPFMCAENIIMKLTAKGISRQEAHEQIRVLSHQAARVVKLEGKPNDLIDRIKATEFFQPIWADLDDMLRPELYIGRSIEIVERYCGLEGVAEKKIQRYRAVFEKSQTTELNV